One window of the Brevibacterium limosum genome contains the following:
- a CDS encoding MarR family winged helix-turn-helix transcriptional regulator: MEPSEAAGAHDPITENMYTGSQNSFPGDLIDSSDLSNADREQIAQLMDALARLREAERTLSEASRRFMKLSEQDMRALHYLIAAKRQNAVVTPKMLSAHMLMSAASVTKLINRLEREGHVIRKLHPSDRRAYAIDVTAETARSARETVGRAQARRIHAAAHLTSRERDAVIRFLDGMAEELSLGNADWAKQL; the protein is encoded by the coding sequence ATGGAGCCATCGGAGGCCGCGGGCGCTCACGACCCGATCACAGAGAACATGTACACCGGATCGCAGAACAGCTTTCCCGGCGACCTCATCGACTCCTCCGACCTGTCGAACGCCGACCGCGAGCAGATCGCTCAGCTCATGGACGCGCTTGCCCGGCTGCGCGAGGCCGAGCGCACCCTCTCCGAGGCTTCGCGCAGATTCATGAAGCTCAGCGAACAGGACATGCGTGCGCTGCACTATCTCATCGCAGCGAAGCGGCAGAACGCGGTGGTGACCCCGAAGATGCTGTCGGCTCATATGCTCATGTCGGCGGCTTCGGTGACGAAGCTGATCAATCGTCTGGAGCGGGAGGGGCATGTCATCAGGAAGCTGCACCCCAGCGATCGTCGGGCATACGCCATCGACGTCACCGCGGAGACGGCGCGCTCGGCACGAGAGACCGTGGGACGCGCCCAGGCCAGACGAATCCATGCCGCCGCCCACCTCACCAGCCGCGAACGCGATGCCGTCATCCGCTTCCTCGACGGCATGGCCGAGGAGCTGTCGCTGGGCAACGCCGACTGGGCGAAGCAGCTGTGA
- a CDS encoding NADP-dependent oxidoreductase — translation MNTETMMRAVSQQTFGSADVLEITEIPRPKPRTNEILVKVHAAGLNPTDWKHRSGHGFVDKLPLVLGWDVSGVVEAVGIGVATFRPGDEVFGMMSYPFGLGTHAEYVAAPARFFAAKPRSVDHVQAGALPLVSLTAWQALVDNADLQSGQRVLIHAAAGGVGHIAVQIAKSRGAYVIGTASAEKHGFLRELGADEVVDYRTEDFADRVRDVDAVLDTIGGDTAMRSLHTLRKGGSLVSLIPVGSADLFREGDQLGVRALRMLVDSSRSTLEIVSGLVDDGALRATIAGTYPLTEAAEAHREGETNHTTGKLVLTMNE, via the coding sequence ATGAACACTGAAACGATGATGCGCGCCGTCAGCCAGCAGACTTTCGGCAGCGCCGACGTTCTCGAAATCACCGAGATTCCGCGTCCAAAGCCCCGCACCAACGAAATCCTCGTGAAAGTCCACGCCGCGGGACTCAACCCGACCGATTGGAAGCACCGTTCCGGCCACGGCTTCGTCGACAAACTGCCATTAGTACTCGGCTGGGACGTCTCCGGCGTGGTCGAAGCCGTCGGTATCGGCGTCGCGACGTTCAGACCAGGCGACGAGGTGTTCGGCATGATGTCGTATCCGTTCGGACTCGGTACCCACGCCGAGTACGTCGCCGCCCCGGCCAGATTCTTCGCGGCGAAACCCCGATCGGTTGACCACGTGCAGGCGGGGGCACTCCCCCTGGTCTCTCTGACCGCCTGGCAGGCGCTCGTCGACAATGCGGACTTACAGTCGGGACAGCGCGTGCTGATCCACGCAGCCGCAGGCGGCGTCGGGCACATCGCTGTGCAGATCGCGAAGTCGCGGGGCGCATACGTGATCGGAACCGCGAGCGCGGAGAAACACGGCTTCCTGCGCGAGCTCGGTGCCGATGAGGTCGTCGACTACCGTACGGAGGACTTCGCCGATCGAGTGCGAGACGTGGACGCGGTGCTCGACACGATCGGCGGTGACACAGCGATGCGCTCCCTGCACACGCTTCGCAAAGGCGGCTCTCTCGTGTCGCTCATCCCCGTCGGCTCCGCCGATCTCTTTCGCGAAGGAGATCAGCTCGGAGTACGAGCTCTTCGAATGCTCGTGGACTCCTCGCGCAGCACGCTGGAAATCGTCTCCGGACTCGTCGACGATGGTGCACTGCGTGCCACAATCGCCGGGACGTACCCTCTCACGGAGGCAGCAGAAGCCCATCGAGAAGGCGAGACCAACCACACCACCGGCAAACTCGTACTCACAATGAACGAGTAG
- a CDS encoding DUF4383 domain-containing protein, whose translation MTAEEPGPDVPHERGRPIQWATLIVTILFLAAGVLGFIPGATSNFMSMRFAGHHSTALLLGLFQVSILHNIVHLLFGIVGALVRRSPVGSFHYLLWGGIVYAALWLYGLFIGAESAANFVPLNTPDNWLHFGLAIVMIGSALVLNRRRFKDR comes from the coding sequence ATGACCGCCGAAGAACCAGGGCCGGACGTTCCCCATGAGCGTGGTCGACCGATCCAGTGGGCAACTCTCATCGTCACCATACTCTTCCTGGCGGCCGGCGTTCTCGGGTTCATCCCGGGAGCGACGTCGAACTTTATGTCGATGCGATTCGCCGGCCACCACTCGACCGCGCTGCTGCTGGGCCTGTTCCAGGTCTCGATCCTGCACAACATCGTCCACCTGCTGTTCGGCATCGTCGGGGCCCTCGTCCGCCGCTCCCCTGTCGGGTCCTTCCACTACCTGCTGTGGGGCGGAATCGTCTACGCCGCCCTGTGGCTCTACGGCCTCTTCATCGGTGCGGAATCCGCGGCGAACTTCGTTCCCCTCAACACCCCGGACAACTGGCTGCATTTCGGGCTGGCGATCGTGATGATCGGCAGCGCACTCGTCCTCAACCGCCGACGCTTCAAGGATCGCTGA
- a CDS encoding baeRF2 domain-containing protein produces the protein MNHSHLRTVYESGGPYATVYLEGRTPSADAETQLRLRWSELRDQLSESGAEESLLDFIDAIILVDEPTEVHTDGRTIVANSQGVLLDEHWDAALGDGDAAHYGDVPELGAYLRQECRQFDVVLVIAGQDGAAVRELSVTPDRERTENESVHVTGDNDEDINKPRRGAYSHNQIRRRVDEIIKDNARAVADFIDRLITDHAPDAVVLAGEVQGRTVVKAELSVRAEELLHEISEGGNDDDGAEEAIDVAVRTLVTRLAGEREAENSERLAESKAHDRAVEGHAEVAKAVGRGAVATLLLDDAEAAEGEAGIIAQAVLSSAEIGLSHEPMSEGIAAILRYDVGAALAD, from the coding sequence ATGAACCACAGTCACTTGCGTACGGTCTACGAGAGCGGCGGTCCATATGCCACGGTCTACCTTGAGGGTCGTACTCCTTCAGCCGATGCCGAGACGCAGCTGCGCCTGCGCTGGTCGGAGCTGCGAGACCAGCTGTCCGAAAGCGGGGCGGAGGAGTCTCTCCTCGACTTCATCGATGCGATCATCCTCGTCGATGAGCCCACCGAGGTGCACACGGACGGGCGGACCATCGTGGCGAACTCACAAGGAGTTCTGCTGGACGAACACTGGGATGCGGCGCTGGGAGATGGCGACGCGGCGCACTACGGAGACGTGCCCGAACTCGGAGCCTACCTCCGCCAGGAGTGCAGACAGTTCGATGTCGTTCTCGTCATCGCCGGGCAGGACGGTGCGGCTGTCCGTGAACTGAGCGTGACTCCGGATCGCGAACGCACCGAGAACGAGTCGGTCCACGTGACCGGCGACAATGACGAAGACATCAACAAGCCGCGGCGAGGAGCGTACTCACACAACCAGATCCGGCGCCGCGTCGACGAGATCATCAAAGACAATGCTCGCGCTGTCGCCGATTTCATCGACCGATTGATCACCGACCATGCGCCGGACGCCGTCGTCCTGGCAGGAGAAGTGCAGGGCAGAACTGTCGTCAAAGCCGAACTGTCCGTAAGAGCCGAAGAGCTGCTTCACGAGATCTCAGAAGGCGGCAACGACGATGACGGTGCCGAAGAGGCGATCGATGTGGCGGTCCGAACACTCGTGACCAGACTCGCCGGCGAGCGCGAGGCCGAGAACTCCGAACGGCTGGCCGAGAGCAAGGCCCACGACCGTGCGGTCGAAGGCCACGCCGAAGTCGCGAAGGCAGTTGGGCGCGGTGCGGTGGCGACCCTGCTGCTCGACGACGCCGAGGCAGCAGAGGGTGAAGCAGGCATCATCGCCCAAGCTGTGCTGTCCTCAGCAGAGATCGGGCTCAGTCATGAGCCGATGTCCGAAGGCATCGCTGCGATCCTCCGCTACGACGTCGGCGCTGCGCTGGCGGACTGA
- a CDS encoding MBL fold metallo-hydrolase, whose product MSITEVAEGIHRIDDAYVNWYIVEGEEGLTVVDAGVPTSWHSLADALDRLGRGLGDIRALLLTHGHFDHIGFAERLRSEAAVPVYVHDNDVPLTRHPRQYGRDRPLTWYLLTQFKAMPMVAAFVKNRAWWPRPIEEVTRIRTAELDVPGRPQVIFTPGHTLGHCAFHFPERDAVIAGDALVTLNPYRGTTGAQIVSNAATADPARALESLDALAETGARTVLVGHGEPWTGGVERLVRTAKAHGPS is encoded by the coding sequence ATGTCCATCACCGAGGTTGCCGAAGGCATCCATCGCATCGACGACGCATACGTCAATTGGTACATCGTCGAAGGCGAGGAAGGCCTGACTGTCGTCGACGCCGGCGTCCCCACCTCTTGGCATTCGCTGGCTGACGCTCTTGATCGGCTCGGTCGGGGGCTGGGCGACATTCGGGCTCTGCTGCTCACGCACGGGCACTTCGACCACATCGGCTTCGCCGAGCGGCTGCGCTCAGAAGCCGCCGTTCCCGTGTACGTCCACGACAACGATGTGCCGCTGACCCGCCACCCGCGCCAGTACGGCCGGGACCGCCCACTGACGTGGTATCTGCTCACACAGTTCAAGGCAATGCCCATGGTCGCAGCTTTTGTGAAGAATCGTGCGTGGTGGCCGCGCCCCATCGAAGAGGTCACGCGCATTCGCACTGCAGAGCTGGACGTGCCAGGTCGGCCACAGGTCATCTTCACACCGGGCCACACGCTGGGCCATTGCGCGTTCCACTTCCCCGAGAGGGACGCGGTCATCGCCGGTGACGCCCTCGTCACGCTCAACCCGTATCGCGGCACCACAGGGGCTCAGATCGTCTCCAATGCTGCCACCGCTGACCCCGCCAGGGCTCTGGAGTCGCTCGACGCCCTTGCCGAGACCGGCGCGCGCACCGTGCTCGTCGGGCATGGAGAACCCTGGACCGGCGGCGTCGAACGCCTGGTGAGAACCGCCAAGGCGCACGGCCCCTCCTGA
- a CDS encoding cryptochrome/photolyase family protein has translation MSHDREHLTLVWFRDDLRVDDHEALTAARADGQVIGLWIRECRDDDGLGPRPLGGAARWWAHESLLALESELAKLGIPLLFAAGSAADIVPRAAADLKVNAVRWSRRYAPASRDLDAQIKTQLTDAGCPAHSHCGALLVEPWTTSPQGGDFYKVFTPFFTAVRDRAVGEVLPPPAEQKPLSDARRKSLDGLPWVRSLDGLGLLDGTDTGSGDFASARTPQWWRTTVAEHWNPGCREALRRLQELSEAIDDYAESHDIPADPDSTSGLSPRLRFGELSPRQLLATALDVPEVNEDDRHAWIRQLYWREFSWHLTYHLPNIETEPMRPEFARFPYEDDPEALEHWQDGTTGIPLVDAGMAQLWQTGWMHNRVRMTTASFLTKNLLVHWWHGEQWFWDTLVDADEANNPMSWQWVAGCGADAAPYFRIFNPERQRERFDPDGEYVNRWLGHGPGGLTPAERDHEPIVDLKTSRQAALAAYDRMKSETQ, from the coding sequence GTGAGCCACGACCGTGAGCACCTCACCCTCGTCTGGTTCCGCGACGACCTGCGCGTCGACGACCACGAGGCTCTGACCGCGGCCCGCGCCGACGGTCAGGTCATCGGCCTCTGGATCAGAGAGTGCCGCGACGACGACGGCCTGGGCCCCCGGCCGCTGGGCGGGGCCGCCCGCTGGTGGGCACACGAGTCCCTGCTCGCCCTGGAGTCAGAACTCGCGAAGCTCGGGATCCCGCTGCTCTTCGCCGCAGGCTCTGCCGCGGACATCGTCCCCCGAGCCGCCGCGGACCTAAAGGTCAATGCCGTCCGCTGGTCGCGCCGCTATGCACCGGCCTCCCGTGACCTCGACGCGCAGATCAAGACGCAGCTGACCGATGCCGGGTGTCCGGCGCACTCCCATTGCGGTGCGCTTCTCGTCGAACCCTGGACGACCAGCCCGCAGGGCGGAGACTTCTACAAGGTCTTCACCCCGTTCTTCACAGCCGTCCGCGATCGCGCGGTCGGCGAAGTCCTCCCGCCGCCCGCCGAACAGAAGCCTCTGTCCGATGCCCGACGGAAATCCCTGGACGGCCTTCCCTGGGTGCGCAGCCTCGACGGTCTCGGTCTGCTCGACGGGACCGATACGGGCTCCGGCGATTTCGCTTCGGCTCGGACTCCGCAATGGTGGCGCACGACCGTGGCCGAGCACTGGAACCCCGGATGCCGGGAGGCTCTCCGGAGACTGCAGGAACTGAGCGAGGCCATCGACGACTACGCCGAGTCGCACGATATCCCGGCCGACCCCGACAGCACGTCGGGCCTGTCGCCGCGACTGCGCTTCGGCGAACTCTCCCCGCGGCAGCTGCTGGCCACTGCACTGGACGTACCGGAGGTGAACGAAGACGATCGGCACGCATGGATCCGACAGCTCTACTGGCGAGAGTTCTCCTGGCACCTGACCTACCACCTGCCGAACATCGAGACCGAGCCGATGCGGCCGGAATTCGCACGCTTCCCCTACGAGGACGACCCCGAGGCGCTCGAGCATTGGCAAGACGGCACGACCGGGATTCCCCTCGTCGATGCCGGCATGGCTCAGCTGTGGCAGACCGGGTGGATGCACAATCGGGTGCGGATGACCACGGCGAGCTTCCTGACGAAGAATCTGCTCGTCCACTGGTGGCACGGCGAACAGTGGTTCTGGGACACGCTCGTCGACGCCGATGAAGCCAACAACCCGATGTCGTGGCAATGGGTGGCAGGCTGCGGAGCCGATGCGGCACCGTATTTCCGGATCTTCAATCCCGAACGCCAGCGCGAGCGCTTCGACCCTGATGGAGAGTACGTCAACCGGTGGCTGGGACACGGGCCGGGCGGCCTCACTCCGGCAGAGCGAGACCACGAGCCAATCGTCGATCTCAAAACGTCGCGTCAGGCGGCGTTGGCTGCCTATGACCGCATGAAGAGCGAGACGCAATGA
- a CDS encoding Rossmann-fold NAD(P)-binding domain-containing protein, whose product MSTSTPRRILLAGCGDLGTRLGLRLVDQGHDVIGLRRRVADLPDVFETISMDLSHLGAPGRSDAEVPARSDSRLVDLDAVIITLTPDEPTRAGYEHSYLHGLRGLARVLESQPGRVVLVSSTRVLAEDPTQVITEDAPIAPAPGPGEVIAAVEAEAAELFDHLTILRPAGIYGPGRTRLIDTVRHGRRLNHQRWTNRVHRDDLVRGLECLALTPEPPGLVHAVDSLPAQLGDVAAFIADRLGVPVPGHVENERPGGRRIDGSGFRSLVGELSFPTYRDGFASMLTDSP is encoded by the coding sequence ATGAGCACGTCGACACCCCGAAGGATTCTTCTGGCCGGATGCGGAGACCTGGGCACACGGCTGGGCCTGCGGCTGGTCGACCAGGGGCACGACGTGATCGGACTGCGCCGCCGTGTCGCCGATCTGCCCGATGTCTTCGAGACCATCAGCATGGACCTCTCCCATCTCGGAGCTCCGGGCCGCAGTGATGCAGAAGTCCCTGCCCGCAGCGATTCGCGTTTGGTCGATCTTGACGCGGTCATCATCACTCTCACCCCGGACGAGCCGACCCGGGCCGGATACGAACACTCGTACCTTCACGGGCTGAGGGGGCTTGCCCGCGTGCTCGAGTCACAGCCGGGCCGAGTCGTCCTCGTCTCCTCCACGCGCGTCCTCGCCGAGGATCCGACGCAGGTGATCACCGAAGACGCTCCGATCGCCCCAGCGCCCGGGCCCGGTGAAGTCATCGCCGCAGTCGAAGCCGAGGCGGCCGAACTCTTCGACCACCTCACGATCCTGCGTCCAGCAGGCATCTACGGACCGGGCCGCACCCGCCTGATCGACACCGTCAGGCACGGGCGGCGACTCAATCATCAGCGGTGGACGAACCGCGTCCACCGAGACGACCTCGTTCGGGGCCTCGAGTGCTTGGCTCTCACCCCGGAACCGCCGGGACTGGTCCACGCTGTCGACTCCCTGCCTGCTCAGCTGGGCGATGTCGCCGCCTTCATCGCCGACCGTCTCGGCGTTCCCGTTCCCGGCCATGTCGAGAACGAGAGGCCGGGCGGCAGACGAATCGACGGGTCTGGCTTCCGCTCGCTCGTGGGCGAACTCAGCTTCCCCACCTATCGGGACGGCTTCGCGTCGATGCTGACCGACAGCCCCTGA
- a CDS encoding SDR family oxidoreductase, translating to MNRPTKRSTPHNSKSPGDEVIRQTRTPRRVLVLGATGYIGGRLVPRLLQAGHEVRAGVRRPEKLTQVPWAADVDVRTVDLDTGRGLDDSLDGIDTAYYLVHSMGSGGDFEAAEAEAAGRFASAAASAGVRRIVYLGGLHPEGRELSKHMRSRANVGRILLDSEVDAIVFNAGIIIGSGSASFEMVRHLALTLRWMPAPDWVANRVEPLSVRDALYYLLSAADVEGAVNRSFDIGSRQILTYADVMRTFAAVAGLKPRHVIALPLPAPTLSGIWVGLVTPLPFALTLPLVQSLQEDAVASSHEVDEVIRPPESGLIGFGDAVRLALRREVEGAVDTNWDADAGGLDEAAQPLPNDPQWSGRRIFTDERSARIAGLSAAEVWPVVEGVGGSNGWYSWPLAWKVRGIWDKAVGGAGLNRGRRLPDTLRIGDPVDWWRVEQLERNSRLLLRAEMKVSGHAWLEFTLADSAEGCVYHQTATFIPTGVRGRIYWSLVAPFHRFIFPAMAKNIAAEARRRVRR from the coding sequence ATGAATCGCCCGACGAAACGCTCGACCCCGCACAACTCGAAGTCGCCCGGCGACGAAGTCATCCGACAGACCCGCACCCCGCGCCGCGTCCTCGTGCTCGGGGCGACCGGCTACATCGGTGGTCGCCTTGTGCCTCGCCTGCTGCAGGCCGGTCACGAGGTGCGGGCCGGGGTGCGGCGACCGGAGAAGCTCACGCAGGTTCCATGGGCGGCCGACGTCGACGTGAGAACCGTCGACCTCGACACCGGTCGCGGCCTCGATGACAGCCTCGACGGCATCGATACGGCCTATTACCTGGTGCATTCCATGGGGTCCGGTGGGGACTTCGAGGCGGCTGAGGCCGAAGCAGCCGGGCGCTTCGCCAGCGCGGCCGCGTCTGCCGGCGTGCGCCGCATCGTCTACCTCGGAGGGCTCCATCCGGAGGGACGTGAGCTGTCGAAGCATATGCGCTCACGGGCGAACGTCGGTCGCATTCTGCTCGACTCCGAGGTCGACGCGATCGTCTTCAACGCCGGCATCATCATTGGCTCCGGCTCGGCTTCGTTCGAGATGGTTCGCCATCTCGCTCTGACCCTCAGGTGGATGCCGGCACCGGACTGGGTGGCCAACCGTGTCGAGCCGCTGTCGGTTCGTGACGCGCTCTACTATCTTCTCTCCGCGGCCGATGTGGAGGGGGCGGTCAACCGCTCCTTCGATATCGGTTCGCGTCAGATCCTCACCTATGCCGACGTGATGCGGACCTTTGCCGCCGTCGCGGGGCTCAAGCCCCGTCATGTCATCGCACTGCCGCTTCCTGCCCCGACCCTGTCAGGCATCTGGGTCGGATTGGTCACTCCGCTGCCGTTCGCTCTCACACTGCCGCTCGTGCAGTCTCTGCAGGAGGATGCGGTGGCCTCGTCGCACGAGGTCGACGAGGTCATCCGGCCGCCCGAGTCCGGTCTCATCGGATTCGGCGACGCCGTCCGACTCGCATTGCGTCGTGAAGTCGAAGGCGCCGTGGATACGAACTGGGACGCCGACGCCGGAGGACTCGACGAGGCAGCCCAGCCGCTGCCCAATGATCCGCAGTGGTCGGGTCGGCGCATCTTCACCGATGAACGATCAGCGAGGATCGCAGGTCTCTCGGCCGCCGAGGTGTGGCCCGTGGTCGAAGGCGTCGGCGGATCCAACGGATGGTACTCCTGGCCGCTGGCCTGGAAGGTCCGCGGGATCTGGGACAAGGCAGTCGGAGGCGCCGGCCTCAACCGGGGTCGACGGTTGCCAGACACCCTGCGCATCGGCGATCCCGTCGACTGGTGGAGAGTCGAACAGCTGGAGCGGAACTCTCGTCTGCTGCTGCGGGCCGAGATGAAGGTCTCCGGCCACGCCTGGCTCGAATTCACTCTGGCAGACTCAGCCGAAGGCTGTGTGTATCACCAGACAGCGACGTTCATCCCCACTGGAGTGCGCGGCCGCATCTACTGGTCCCTCGTCGCCCCGTTCCATCGGTTCATCTTTCCCGCGATGGCGAAGAACATCGCCGCCGAGGCGCGGCGTCGTGTGCGACGGTGA
- a CDS encoding class F sortase has protein sequence MTGKQARTRRGINIWAVAGLVLLVIAVLLITVGVFHNPSPPQPAAESSNPTAASGRSGDSAGEQSQAPPPDERTSTKEATSPSQRMDASTPRRLTIPAIDVNTSVMKLGLTDNDELEVPSLGKDAPAGWYQRSPTPGEVGPSLIVGHVDSAHDGPAVFYELGSLQPGDTITATRDDGSTATFSVDDVTDYGKDNFPDFTVYGNTERPEIRLITCGGDFNKQTGHYEDNIVVTGHLTRTD, from the coding sequence ATGACTGGCAAGCAGGCACGGACTCGCCGCGGTATCAACATCTGGGCCGTGGCGGGTCTTGTCCTGCTCGTGATCGCCGTCCTGCTCATCACCGTCGGCGTCTTTCACAACCCGTCACCGCCTCAACCGGCGGCGGAGTCCAGCAATCCAACGGCTGCGTCAGGAAGGAGTGGCGACTCCGCGGGTGAGCAGTCACAGGCTCCGCCTCCCGACGAGCGCACCTCCACCAAAGAAGCAACGTCTCCCAGCCAAAGGATGGACGCCTCCACTCCGAGACGGCTGACGATTCCAGCCATCGATGTCAATACCAGCGTCATGAAGCTCGGATTGACCGATAACGACGAACTTGAGGTGCCGTCCTTGGGCAAAGACGCACCAGCGGGTTGGTATCAGCGTTCACCCACCCCCGGCGAAGTCGGACCCTCGCTGATCGTCGGCCACGTCGATTCCGCTCACGACGGTCCCGCGGTGTTCTACGAACTCGGGAGTCTTCAACCCGGAGACACCATCACCGCCACCCGCGACGACGGTTCCACAGCGACATTCAGCGTTGATGACGTCACCGACTACGGCAAAGACAACTTCCCCGACTTCACCGTCTACGGCAATACCGAAAGACCCGAAATCCGGCTCATCACCTGTGGCGGCGACTTCAACAAACAAACCGGCCACTATGAAGACAACATCGTCGTCACCGGACACCTCACCCGGACCGACTGA
- a CDS encoding hemerythrin domain-containing protein, translated as MTLIDTSGTDVVDMLTTDHREMLELLRRIERTEDLDERRDIADTVIAEVMRHSVAEEMIVYPSIEEHVPGGKDEVEHDIEEHEELVRVMKDLEGLDVTESAFLEKVIEFEQLLDHHARDEEDEQFPKLREHIPQDQLIDMGKRVVSAKKVAPTRPHPNAPHSELFHKSVGPGVGMVDRLRDKLTGRES; from the coding sequence ATGACTCTCATCGACACCAGTGGCACTGACGTCGTCGACATGCTCACCACCGACCACAGGGAGATGCTCGAGCTGCTTCGCCGGATCGAGAGGACCGAGGACCTGGACGAGCGACGCGACATCGCCGATACCGTCATCGCCGAGGTGATGCGGCATTCGGTGGCCGAAGAGATGATCGTCTACCCGTCGATCGAAGAACACGTTCCAGGCGGGAAGGACGAGGTCGAGCACGACATAGAAGAGCACGAAGAGCTTGTCCGAGTCATGAAGGACCTCGAGGGTCTCGACGTCACCGAGAGCGCTTTCCTCGAAAAGGTCATCGAATTCGAACAGCTGCTCGACCATCACGCTCGGGACGAAGAAGACGAGCAGTTCCCGAAACTCAGGGAACACATTCCGCAAGATCAGCTCATCGATATGGGTAAGCGGGTCGTCTCAGCGAAGAAGGTGGCTCCGACTCGGCCCCATCCCAACGCGCCGCACTCGGAACTCTTCCATAAGAGTGTCGGCCCCGGTGTCGGAATGGTCGATCGTCTGCGCGATAAGCTCACCGGACGCGAATCCTGA